The Triticum aestivum cultivar Chinese Spring chromosome 7B, IWGSC CS RefSeq v2.1, whole genome shotgun sequence genome window below encodes:
- the LOC123155848 gene encoding myb family transcription factor PHL7 produces MYEPKPFPSTGSAHSNPISHDQQIGPTANNAASNIGGNSSNNSFATRQRLRWTDELHGCFLEAVTRLGGPDRATPKGILRTMGVQGLTIYHVKSHLQKYRLAKYIPDPTASGDKLEKKDLGNLLAGIESSPGMETSEVLKLQMEVQKRLHEQLEVQRQLQLRIEAQGKYLQKIMEEQQRLSGVLCESGKPNALALAEEELHHDFSKTEPSTPVLTSEPPFRDNAVTASGDLEGTDELLKALSSHDDCLSLDREFSTPDSSCGAGYLLNSPRDSKRARVSNSLGHGNSEFALPHIIPESSSGSDLQLSSVFSSGTGRSGSSAALDAIEDGFTNGPGSDV; encoded by the exons ATGTATGAACCAAAGCCATTTCCGAGCACTGGATCAGCTCACAGCAATCCGATTTCTCATGATCAACAAATCGGACCAACTGCCAATAATGCGGCGTCCAATATTGGTGGAAATAGCTCAAACAACAGCTTTGCCACCAGACAGCGTTTACGGTGGACAGATGAGCTTCATGGATGTTTTCTTGAGGCTGTAACACGACTTGGTGGACCCGACA GGGCTACTCCAAAGGGAATTCTTAGAACAATGGGTGTTCAAGGGTTGACCATTTATCATGTCAAAAGTCATCTGCAG AAATATCGGCTTGCAAAGTACATCCCAGACCCCACAGCTAGCG GTGACAAGTTGGAGAAGAAAGATTTAGGAAATCTGCTTGCAGGAATCGAAAGCTCCCC GGGAATGGAAACAAGCGAGGTTCTAAAGTTGCAGATGGAGGTGCAGAAGCGGCTGCATGAACAATTAGAG GTACAAAGGCAGCTACAGCTCAGAATAGAAGCCCAAGGCAAGTATCTCCAGAAGATCATGGAGGAGCAGCAGCGCCTGAGCGGTGTGCTGTGCGAATCAGGTAAGCCGAACGCCCTCGCCCTGGCCGAGGAGGAGCTCCACCATGATTTCAGCAAGACTGAGCCATCGACCCCAGTCCTGACCTCAGAGCCCCCATTCCGGGACAATGCCGTGACTGCAAGTGGTGACCTGGAAGGAACAGATGAGCTGCTCAAGGCTCTTTCTTCACATGACGACTGCCTCTCCTTGGACCGTGAGTTTTCGACACCGGATTCCAGTTGTGGTGCCGGTTACCTCCTAAACAGCCCCAGAGATAGCAAGAGGGCTCGTGTCAGCAACAGCCTTGGCCACGGAAACAGCGAGTTCGCACTTCCTCACATCATTCCGGAATCGAGCTCGGGTTCTGATTTGCAGCTGAGCTCGGTGTTCTCATCCGGCACAGGGCGATCTGGTTCATCGGCGGCTTTGGATGCCATTGAAGATGGCTTTACCAATGGCCCGGGTAGTGATGTTTGA
- the LOC123155849 gene encoding probable calcium-binding protein CML21: MGGVFGRQDTSRRGSHGMKLESKMVESMKQRAAHGTSVKSFNSIIMKFPKIDEGLRKCKTIFEQFDEDSNGEIDKEELKNCFQKLEISFTEEEISDLFEACDINEDMGMKYNEFIVFLCLVYLLNDPAASEAKTKMGLGDLESTFETLVDAFVFLDKNKDGYVSKDEMIQAINESIPGERSAGRIAMKRFEEMDWDKNGMVTFKEFLFAFTRWVGIGENEDDDE, encoded by the exons ATGGGAGGCGTGTTTGGACGCCAGGACACCAGCAGGAGGGGCTCGCATGGCATGAAGCTAGAGTCGAAGATGGTGGAGTCCATGAAGCAGAGAGCGGCGCATGGAACTTCGGTCAAGTCGTTCAATAGTATTATCATGAAGTTCCCAAAAATCGACGAGGGCTTGAGAAAATGCAAGACTATCTTTGAGCAATTCG ATGAAGATTCCAATGGTGAAATTGATAAAGAAGAGCTGAAGAATTGCTTTCAGAAGCTGGAAATCTCATTCACAGAGGAGGAGATAAGTGATCTCTTTGAAGCCTGCGACATAAATGAAGATATGGGCATGAAGTACAATGAGTTCATTGTCTTTCTGTGCCTTGTTTATCTTCTCAATGATCCGGCTGCGTCAGAAGCA AAGACAAAGATGGGATTAGGAGATCTTGAGTCAACTTTTGAGACCTTGGTTGATGCATTTGTCTTCTTGGATAAGAATAAGGATGGGTATGTGAGTAAGGATGAGATGATTCAAGCAATAAATGAGAGCATACCAGGGGAACGCTCTGCTGGCCGTATAGCCATGAAAAGATTTG AGGAGATGGATTGGGACAAGAATGGGATGGTTACCTTCAAGGAATTTCTGTTTGCATTCACTCGCTGGGTAGGGATAGGCGAAAACGAGGACGACGATGAATGA